TCATCGTAATTTCTGCAAGTCACCAACGCTACTTTATCAGGCGTTGGACGAACCGCTTTGAAAGGAATTATTTTACTCATAGTAGTTTAAGCGAATTGTTTCGCTACTTTTTCTGCTTTCTTCGATTCAGCATAATCATAAAATCCTTCTCCCGATTTTACACCTAATTTACCCGCCATCACCATATTAACCAAAAGTGGGCAAGGGGCATATTTCGGGTTTTTGAAACCGTCATACATTACGTTTAAAATAGAAAGACAAACATCTAACCCAATAAAATCGGCCAGTTGTAAAGGTCCCATTGGGTGGGCCATTCCTAACTTCATCACCGTGTCAATTTCACTTACTCCGGCAACACCATTGTATAAGGTTTCAATACTTTCGTTAATCATCGGCATCAAAATTCGGTTAGCCACAAAGCCAGGATAATCATTTACTTCCGTTGGAGTTTTACCTAATTTAACCGATAAATCCATGATGATTTTAGTAACTTCATCCGAAGTGTTATACCCTCTAATGATTTCAACCAATTTCATAATCGGCACCGGATTCATAAAATGCATCCCGATAACTCGCTCCGGATGCACTACTTGAGCCGCAATTTGCGTAATGGAAATGGAAGAAGTATTGGTGGCCAAAATCACATTATGATCACAAATATCACTCAGTTGTTTGAAAATATTCAGCTTTAAAGTTACGTTCTCAGTAGCAGCTTCTACTACTAAATCGGTTCCTACTACGCCGTCTTTTATATCGGTATAAGTAATAATGTTACTTATGGTTTGGTGTTTGTCTGCTTCGGTAATGCTTCCTTTAGTTACCATTCGGTCCAAATTGGCAGCAATCGTTGCCATGCCTTTTTCCAATGATTTTTCGGAAACATCAATTAGTTTTACGGTAAAACCGCTTTGTGCAAAAGTATGGGCAATTCCGTTACCCATAGTACCTGCGCCTATTACAGCTATTGTTTTCATTATATTGGTTTAGTTTGTTTATTGTTTCATCGAGTCGATAATCATGTAAGCAACTCGTAAGGCTTCGGTACCGTCTTCTAAAGTTACTATCGGGGTGGTATTGTTGTTGATGGCATCCGCAAAAGTGTCCAATTCATCCAAAATAGCATTGTTATGACTTACTTCCGGGTTGGCAAAATAAATCTGTTTTCTTTCGCCTTCAGCATTTTGCAATATCATATCAAAGTCACCCGGCACTTCCGGAGCGTCTTTCATCTTAACTACTTCACAAGCCTTGTCTAAATAGTCAACTGAAATGTAGGCATCCTTTTGAAAGAAACGCGACTTACGCATGTTTTTCATTGAAATACGGCTCGAAGTAATATTGGCCACACAACCGTTCTCAAATTCTACACGAGCATTTGCAATATCGGGAGATTGACTTAAAACCGAAACACCACTGGCATGAACCGCTTTTACTTTTGATTTTACCACACTCAATATGGCATCTATATCATGTATCATTAAATCCAAAACCACCGGTACATCTGTACCACGCGGGTTAAACTCAGCCAAACGATGGGTTTCGATAAACATCGGGTTGTCAATCATATCTTTTACCGCTGTAAACGCCGGATTGAAACGCTCTACATGTCCCACTTGTCCTTTAACGTTATATTCTTTGGCAAGGGCTATAATCTCTTCCGCTTCTTCAACCGTGGTAGAAATAGGTTTTTCAATAAAAACATGTTTGCCCGATTTGATAGCTACTTTAGCACATTTGTAATGCGAAAGGGTAGGAGTAACAATATCAATCACATCCACAGCATGGATGAGTTTAGCAATAGTATCAAATTGTTTGTATCCAAATTCGGCTTCTATCTTAGCACCGTTTTCATGGTTTTCGTCGTAAAAGCCAACGAGTTCGTATTTGTCAGATTGTTGTAATAAACGTAAGTGTATTTTTCCGAGGTGACCGGCACCTAAAACGCCAACTTTAAGCATAAAAATAAATTTTACCAAAAATAGAAATTAATTGATAAATGGTAATTGATATTTGTTAATTTGTTTTCTATTTTTACCGAATAAATCCCAACCCAAATTGAAAGACACCAGCAAACATCAAGGACTTCGAAATCAATTAGCCAAACAATTGGAAGAAAAAGGCATTACAGATAAAAATGTCTTAGAGGCTATTCGTAAAATTCCCAGACATTTGTTTCTCAATTCAAGCTTTGAAGACTTTGCCTATCAAGATAAAGCCTTTCCTATTGCCGCCAATCAAACCATTTCACAACCTTACACAGTAGCTTTTCAAACCCAATTGCTACAAGTAAAAAAGGAAGATAAAATTTTAGAAATAGGTACCGGTTCCGGCTATCAAACGGCTGTTTTATGTTTGCTTGGCGCCAAAGTGTATTCGGTAGAAAGACAAAACGAATTGTTTAAAATTACGTCCTCTTTATTACCAAAGCTGGGTATTCGTCCGAAACATTTGTCTTTTGGTGACGGGTACAAAGGTTTGCCCAATTATGCTCCGTTTGACAGTATTATTGTAACGGCCGGGGCACCTATTATTCCGAAAGCGTTAATGGCACAATTAAAAATAGGAGGCAGGCTGGTAATTCCGGTAGGCGAAAACGAACAAGTAATGACCATGCTCATTCGCAAAAACGAAACCCAATTCGAAAAACACGAGTTTGGTGATTTCCGTTTTGTACCGTTATTAGAAGATAAAAATTAAAACGATTTTTTGATTCGATCCAAGTCACGCTTAGTGTCTTGCTCTTTTAAGCTTTCACGTTTATCATAGGTTTTCTTTCCTCGACAAAGCCCAATGTCCAATTTGGCAATCCCTTTTTCATTGGTAAACAATTTCAACGGAATAATGGTCAAACCTTTGGTATCCATAGCTCTTTCCAATTTCTTCAGTTCTCGTTTGTTCAACAACAATTTGCGTTCACTTTTGGCTTTATGATTAAACTGGTTTCCATACAAATACTCATCAATTTGAGTATTAATGGCAAACAATTCATGACGATGAAACTCACAAAACCCTTCCGTAATATTGGCCTTTCCTAATCGGATAGATTTGATTTCCGTTCCGGTTAAAACGATACCTGCTGTGTAAGTTTCAATTATTTCGTAATCGAACTTAGCGCGCTTATTAAGGATGTTTATCGTTTTCAACATAGGACGGCAAATGTATAACTATTGCTTCAATTTGGGATGAAATTAGCAATAAAAAAAATACCTAAACTATGATTTATATCAGTTTCTCAGCAAAATCTTCCGCCTAATTTTGACCTATAATTTTAAACCTATAATCAAAATGAAAAAATTATTATTAGCAGCAGGAATTGTTTTAATGTCATTAACTGCTCAAGCACAAGAAAAAAGTCAAGGCCTTAAAGGAGCATGGTGGGCCACAGCTCAAATTGGATACCAACAATCTAAAACAGGTGATGTAAAAGGAACCAATACTATGATTTTGCCATTAGCCGGTTACTTTATTTCACCTTCTGTAACAGTTGGAGCCGGAATTGGTTCAATTAATATCAAAGCTGATAACGCTTCAGGAACTGCTGCCAACACCAATTTAATTGTGGTTGAACCATTAATTAGAAAATATTGGAATGTTGCCGGAAACTTCTATTTCTTCGGACAATTAGCCGCACCAATCATTTCAGGTAAAGAAAAAGAATCAAATACTAAAGTAAACCAATTCGGTTTAGCCATGTCAGGTGGTGTGGATTTCTTTGTTACCAAAAATTTCTCAGTTGAGTTCTCATATGACTTAGCCAATTTTACCCAAACAACTATCAAACCTGACAGTGGAGACAAAACGACTGTTACCAACTTCTCTGTAGCTCATGTGGCTACTGTTGATCCGGCTTATGTTGATTTATTAGGTGGTAGTGGTCCAAACTTGACTTCTCCGCTATCTTTCGGATTCAAATTCGTGTTTTAATTTATGAGTTAATAGGTTAGTGGTCCGACTTCGGTCGGATGCTAGGAACCGCCTTTCTTGATTGATTGGCGGTTTTTTTTGCTATTTTTGTATCATGCAAAATACACCTTCCAAAGACCCGCTTCACGGAGTTACCCTTCAAAAGATAGTAGAACAACTAGTGGATTTCTATGGTTTTGATACTTTAGGCGAATTAATAAAAATTCGATGTTTCCGTGAAAACCCATCTGTAAAATCGAGTCTCACCTTTTTAAGAAAAACCGATTGGGCTCGCAAACAAGTAGAAACATTATACATCAAAACCTTGCCGAAACTCAAATAATAAAGGAACAACAAATTAGCTGAAGATTCCGAAACGACACCTACACCCTCCGAAAGAAGACCTCCAATGCCTAAAATGCGACCTGCACGCTCCGAAATCGAACCTGTCGCGCCTGAAATTGAACCTGTCGCGCCTGAAATCCAACCTGCACGCTCCCATATCCAACCTGCCACGCCCGAAATTGAACCTGCCGTGCCTAAAATCGAACCTACCACGCCTGAAATCCAACCTACACGCTCCGATATCCAACCTGCCGAGTCCGAGATGGAACCTGCACAACTGAAAGTAACATGGGTAAATAAAAATTAAGGAGTAAAGTTCCGTCTCAATAAGGAATAAATGACCGTATCCCAAAATTTACCTTCCCATAGTTCATTTTCCAAAATATGAGCTTCTTTAACAAAACCGTTTTTTAGTAAAACCCGCTCCGAAGCCGTATTATCAGGGTCAATAACGGCCTCAATCGAATGTAAATTCATTTGCTCAAAACCATAACGCACTACAGCCTTTATCGCTTCAGTTATATAACCCTTACCATTATATTCAGGCAATGACATATAGCCAATTTCCGCCCGATGATTCTCCAGTTGAATTCGGTAATGCCCTATGATACCAATGATTTTGTTACTTCCTTTAACAGTAATTCCCCAATTAATCCCAACATTACTCGCTATCTTTTCTTCAATCATGGCAATATGCTCCAAGGCATCTTCTCTGGTTTTAGCCAAAGGACGCGGTATATATTTCATAGTTTCCGGATTCCCTCGCATAGCAAATACTTCCTCTACATCGTTTTCATCAATACGACGCAACACTAAACGCTCAGTCTCTAAATTTTGAAAGGGGTGGAAATTAATCGTAAGCATGCTTTTTCTTTTTTCGTAAAATTAGATAATTTCTATACTAAAACGATACTCTTGTGAAGATTTACCAGCCAACAGTTGAATACCTTCTTTCTCAATAATATTCCCGCTGGCAGCCAAAGTATCCGAATACCCCGCCCAAGGTTCCAGGCAAATAAACGGAGCATTCTTCTTAGTCCAAATACCAAAATTGGGAAAACCACTAAACTTAAAGTTCAATAAAGGCACTTCATTTTCAAAAATCTGAATTTGCTTTGATGACAACGATTTAAAAATCAAAGCATCCCGCTCAAAAAGAGAATAAGCCAGTGGTAATCGACCGGTATTCAACTGAATTTCCCGCTTGTTCTCGGAAAGCAAATCATTTTCCAGCGCATAACTTAACAACTTTTCATCAGTTTCAAATTGTAAACTGTACTTCTCAAACGAATCATTCAAAGCAAAAGCCGGATGACCACCAATAGAGTAGGGCATGACTCCTTTCCCTTGATTAATAACAGTATAAGTAATAGTTAATTCGGCATCAACCAACAAATAAGTCACCAGCAATTCAAATTCAAAGGGAAAAGCTTGCTTTGTGGCTTCATTACATTGTAAAGAAAAAACTACTTTATTATTTTCACTTGATATTAATTTAAAATCCATATCGCGGGCAAATCCATGACGCGATAGTTTATAAGATTTATTTTGATAGTGATACGAATTGTTTTTTAAAGTCCCCACTATCGGAAAGAGCACAGGGGAGTGTTTTCCCCAATATTCGGGGTTTCCTTCCCAAATGTATTCTCTTTTGGAACTAACATTTTGCAACGATTGAAGTTCGGCTCCCTTAGAATCAATAGTGACCGAGAGTATTGAATTTGAGATAGTTGTAATCAAACCGGAATTGTATTTTTTAATTGAAAAATTTGGTTCGCAAATATATTTGTTTAATTTTATTCTGCCCATTAATCGTATACTAACTTAATCCTATGCATTATGAAACCAAATTTCGAAGCTATTGATAAGGACAAAATTCAGCTCCTTTCCTTTCCGCAAACAGATGTTTTACAATCCCGAGAAGAAATGCAGCAACGCTATCTTGATTTAAACAGAGCCTTGGCTTTGGGAAATCTGGAACATTCTAAAATCAGAATTTATTTTGAAGACAACCAATCTAAAAAAGTAGTCGAAACTACCGTTTGGGCGGTAACCGATCAACGAGTCATACTCAAGCAAGGCCATTCCATCCCCATAAACCGAATTTATAAATCGGCTTAATCAAAAAAAACCACTCTTCGGAGTGGTTTTTTAGTTTTGGCGGTATGCAATTTCAGCATCGATGAAATGCACTTAAGTAAGAATTACTCTTATATAAAACAATAAAAAGTGTAGTTTATCGATTTTATTTGTGTTTTAAACGATAAAATACGTAAAATTGTCTAACCAAATCAAACAATACGTTCTGTCAATATTAATTCAATAAAGTGTTTGCCCCACATCTACTTTATTAAAAAACTTAACCTACTACTATGAAAGCAAAAATGTTTAGAGCATTGTTGCCGTTAGCAATCGTGTTCACTATGGTATCTTGTTCTTCCGATTCTTCTGAAGACACTACAGCAGACAAAAAAGTTGTAACTACCTACAATTACAACGACACTGAGTCAAAGCTGGTTACTTTAATCAACAATTACCGTCAAAGCATTGGATTGAATACTTTAGAAGTAATCAATCACATCTCTTACAAATCAGAAGAGCACAATCTTTACATGATTGAGAATAAAGTGGTAAACCACGATTACTTTCAACAACGCTCAGACAATTTCAAACAAGTATTAGGAGCAGAAAGAGTAGGCGAAAACGTAGCTTACAATTACAACACTGCAGAAAGCGCTTTCAGTGCTTGGATGAACAGTCCGACACACAGAGCCAACATTGAAGGGAATTTTACCCATTTCGGAATTTCCGTAACGACTGACCCGGTATCCGGGAGAAAATATTACACCAACATGTTTATTAAAAAATTACCTTAATAACCATTCGTACAAAGAGAAAATAATAGTTTGATTATTGTTTTGTTTGATTTTGACAGATCTAAAAACCCACTTCCCCAAGTGGGTTTTTTAGTTTATTTAAATCCTAAACGGGTCTTGAGTTTTAAGAACAATAAAGCGATGGAATAGGCGTCTTCAGAAGCTGAGTTCTTTTCGCTTTGCGGTATTTTATACAACTTACTTAAGTCATCCAGAGAGAATGATTTATTGGTTATATCCAATAATTTTTGATGCATGATTTCAATATCCAAAGCTTCATTTTTCAACTTGCCACATTCCATTTTTTCCAGGGCTTCATTAATCATTTCAATATCAAAATGAATGCGATGGCCCACCAATACAGCGTTCCCAATATAATCTACTAAGGATTGAATGGCCTGCGGTTCCGCCAACTTAGATAGTTTGCTTTCAATCAAAAACTCATTGGATAAACCATTATCATGAAGATATTTGTATTGTAAAATAACCACTTCAAAGTTGTCCCCAATTTTAATGATATCATTGACTACACCTATAGCTCCAAAGGAAAGTATCACGTCTTTCTTCGGATTTAAGCCTGTCGTTTCGGTACTTAAGATAACATATCTATTGGATTTCGTTTCAAACTTAGCCAAATACAATTTCCAAAATTCAGGATATTCTTTATTGATATTTTTAATCCAATCTAGCATATTATGAGAATTGTGTCAATCTGAATTTATCTTTTATTAATTCTTCTAATTCTTTCATCGGTCCTAAAGCATTTTTCAGCTTTTCTTTGTCGGCTTTAGTAAGTTCCTCTACATTGATAAAGTCACCGGTACTGTCGTTTTTAAGTCCTTCAAGCGTTCTGAATTTTGACAAAATAAGAAAGGCATCAGCACAATTTAAATAGATTTCTGCATATTTAGGATCTACCATGGCCAATTGCTTGAAACGCAAATAAGTATTGTTAATCCCTCTCAAATTCAAATTAATAGCGAAAAGTCGAGCTCCATCAACCAAAGGCATAATAGCTCTGTTTTTTATGTCAAATTTACCTTTGTGATCACCATCTTCTTCCAAGTTAAATTTTTTGAAAAAATTCAATGGCGGATTTTTGCGCAGGGCATCGTTACCTAGATAATCAAAGAATAAGATGTTATTTTTAGAGTTATTGAAAATCACATCTGTTATAGCATCTTCAATTTTTCCTTCGCCAAAGGCAATTTCATAATCAAAAAAGATACTGCTAATATCATTAGATTTTTCACCCGGCGTTTTCATCCAACTGTTGTATTGTTTTATCCAATCGGTCAATGATTTACACCAAAGCATATTACTGGCCATGTGACCGTTAGGACAGAATTCATAACCTACTTTTTCTAATATAGTGGTGGCTCGTTTGGCTAATTTTAAAAAGTAATCTTTGACATCACGGTATTTTTCCACCGCTACATCTTCAAATACTAAAATACTATCTTGGTCTGTTAGTAAAAGTTGCTCTTTTCTACCTTGACTGCCAATGCTAAGCCATGCAAATCGGGCGGGAGGTGAACCTAAATCAAGTATAGCCAATTCAACCGATCTTTTTACGATAGCCGTTATTATTTCGCCGGAAATATTATAAATATGGGGCAAAGGAATATTTTTAGCGATTGATGTTTGAATCAAATCAGTAAGTTTTTCACGAACTTGCCTTAATTCTTTGGGTGAAAGAGAACGTTTAATTTCTTTTATCAAAACACCCGGATTATTCGCTTGCGCTACAATTAAGTCGTGTTCAGAAATGATTCCTTTGACATCAGATTTGTCAGAGCCGTCAGCGGTTACACACAAATGACTAACATTGTTTTTTAACAATAATAACTGAGCTTCAGCCACAGAAACATTTTCAGGAACCGTAATAACAGGCGAGGACATGATTTTGTCAACGGTATTGGTAATCGGAAATCTTCCGTTGGCAATTTTACTTCTGAAATCGGTATCCGTTACAATACCAATAGGTTGATTTTGCTCGGTAATTAAGGCACTGTCAATTAAATTTTCAGTCATTAACTGTGCCGCATCTTTAATGATGGTTGTGGCTGCAATTTTAATCGGCGTTTTATTATAAGCTAAAGACTGAAAATACTGAATTTCATTAGCTTGATTTTCGGTGTAAACATTATCGGTAATAAGTTTTCCTCGATTTTCTTTATCAAAAGGATTGCGAGTATTGGTAGCAAAACTTTCCAGCAAGAAATCGAGAACTTGTGAATTTTGTGCCACAAAAGGTTTAAAAACATTAATAGGAATGGCATACACTATACTGTCTTCACGAGCTTTAGCAGTCATCATATAATTGTTTTTGGCAAAAAAGGGACGCAAACCAAAAACATCACCGGCATAACATTTATTCAATAAGGTTTCCTCAGCGTCAGCAATTACAGAAAGATTAATAACTCCGGAAGCCACTACATAAAAACTATCGTGAAGCTTATCGTCAATTTGAAATAAAATTTTGTGCTTATCCAAATTAACGACACCAATACTGGTAGCGACCTGAATCAATTCATCATAACTCAGATAATCAAATGGCGGATATTCTTTTAAGAAGTTAGCAATATTTTCAGCTATCGAATTACTCATGATGCAAACAAGTTTAATTTAATGCAATTTGGTACCGACAAAAATAAGAAAGCTTTATCCAAGTTAGGGGCAATTGTTAAAAAGATTTGAAAACTAATAAAGGAGTTAGAATGGGTTACTTTAGAAATAATCTATTTTACATAATATAAATTATGATTCGTCACAAATGGCGCAAATCTTTGATAAACAGTATTTTAGTGATGAACAAAGATACAAAATGACAGCAAATGACAGTCATACGGATTTGGTCCACGATTGCGTAGATTCGCACATGAAAAAATCCAAGGGCTTAGACCCTGAAAAGGGAATTTTTGGGAACCAAAAAACCCTACTTGATAATAATACGGTTTTGGTACGCCACACCGATTCAAATCTACCTGAAAACTTACACCACACAAAGGATTTTGCAGATATCTACAAAACGTTGCTTTTCCGCATGCGAAATGTAGCTAAAACCAATTCCACTATAAAAGAAATTCAAGAGCATAGACGACCAAGAATACATTTTTGTGGTTATGCTCCACATCACCCCGATACTTCTCATATCAGCATGTGTAAGAGCGACACGGGAAACTATTTCTTTAATGGTCTTGCTAACTGTGGTGGCTATTGGCGTTGTCCCGTTTGTGCTGTTAAGATATCAGAAAACAAAAAAGAACTTATCACGCGCATAATAACAGCACACCAATCAAAAAAAATGTCAATAGGCTTTCTGACTTTGACTGTAAGGCACTCCAAACATGACACTCTAAAAAAATCATTAGATAAAATTTTATCTAACTATAGAACAATTCAAAATCAAAGGTTCTATTCTCGTGGTAAAAAAGACATTGGTTTGATTGGCCAAATTAAAACCTTAGAAATAACTAAATCATGGGAAAACGGATGGCATCCGCATTTACATTTGTTATTCTTCTACAATCACAATGATGTTAACTCAATTCAAAAATTCCAAAAGAATTTTATTTCAAAATGGTTTAAATTCAAAGACAATAACGGCCTGCTTCGTGCTCAAAATCAAAAAATGGTCACTTCTGATATCTCCGATTATTTAGCAAAATATGATATCACTTCTGAAATGACAAAGGGTAACATCAAAGGCTCAAAGGGTTTAACCCCATTTACTGCACTTGGTAAGCTCGCTCTAAATGACTTTGAGAATCACAAAGAAAAAGCCTATCTGTATGGCATGTATTGTGAATACGTCGAGCAAACGCAAGGCAGACACTATGTAAATATTAGCAAATCAATATCTAAACTATATCACGATGAAATAAAAGACCTTAACAAAACAGACCAAGAAATTGTTGACGAAGTAACGATTGACGAAATTCTGCTTAAGATATCCATTCCTATTTGGAAAAAGATAGCTCAACATGACCTGCAACCCCTTGTAATAAACAAATGGAAGCAAAACGGAATAGATGGCGTTTACAACCTCTTAACTTATTTCCGAGATTTTGAAAACATAATGATTGAAATTGATAAAAACAATATACACGTAATAACATGAAAAATCAATACGATAATCAACTAAGCATCACACAAGATTTAAACGACTGGGTTGTAATTGACCCGAAATTATTTAGCCATGTCTTTTTGTCGCGACTGCAAAAACTTCAATAATTCCGGTTACATAAACAACCCTTTAACGGCTCATGTAGGGTTCTGCATACAATACAGTCAAACTACAAGATTATTGGAAGATGAACCATGTAAAGCCTTTAATACTCAATTTTCAGAACATTTTGAGGCTGTTAGACAAAAGCATGTAGAAAATGTGCTAAAAGCACGCAAAAACCAAAACCAACAAAAACAATTAACACTTTTTTAAAATGAAAGATTACACTATCGAATTTTACAAAGATGCCTCTAACGGTCACCGTGCGAGAATCAAATCAAATTCAAATGGCAAAATTATTTTTGCCTCGTCTGAAAGTTATGAAAATCGCATTGACTGTGAACAAAATTTGCGTGACGTATTTCATGCTGTTTTTGAGTCCGATTTAATTTAAAGGAAGTATCATGAAATCAACTTTGATAATTATTTTCAGTTTACTTCTTGGGATAGTATGCCTATCAGCATTTATATGTTTTTCGCCAATACTTCTTATAGTTGGGTTCATCCCAAAAAAACGTAATGTAAAACAAAGGGGAGAATGACCCTCTCCCCTTCTTAATTAGCCAATCATGAGCGATACAACCAATTATAAGCCTTTTCAGGCTTTATCTTCAAAAGATATTGAAAGTCTTTTATTTAATATTTCAGAACGTACTGCACAACAGTATCTTACTGATATAAAGCGTACCTATGATTTGAAAGTAGTTACTTATTATCATTTCAAAATGTATTTTAAAATCGGATAAATTACGTTATATACGCAAAAATACGCAAAAACTACGTTAAACCGCAAAACTCAAATTTTGTGGTTTTTTTATACCTCAAATTTGCCTTAACATTTAAACATAAAATAAAAAAATATGCAAGTATTAACTAACGGCGGTAACACCGCGCAAGCATCAGTAAACATCAATAAAGGAATAGGAAGCCTTGTTTTTTATTCTGATTTGGCATTTGATGCTTTGTCTAACGAAAAAATTAATCTGAAAATCCAAAGAAATGGAAAAGACGATATCGAAATCACTCCGGGCACGGTATCGCTTAAAGAATTTATTTTGGCTTGTACCTATGGCGACGATGCTATTACAAGCTCCTCCGATTTTGCAACCGTTTGCGTTTTGGAGTTATGTGAACACGGTGCAATTAATTTACGTGAAAAAGACTTAATCGTCCTTACTTTATCACAATTGGACGACACAAAAACCTACACTTTTGACGGTATTGAGGAACCAACATTTTCTGATGATGTTTATCAGTATCAACGAAAATCAATGGCATCAGAACACGAAAACGCTGATTTTCAAACTCATGGATTTGATACATTAATCTTAACAGACCATGTTTCAATTGAAGAGGTAAATTACACTTTTGACAATGGTATGTCTTGCAAGTACACGTTAAGAGAATTAAGAGCCTTATCGCAAGATAACGACCCAATTGCCTATGTAAAAAACGATGGTAAAGTAACAGCCTCTTTTGCAAACATTTTGCAGTTGCCGTTGAAAGGTGTTGATAAAGTCAACATCAAAAAAGCGCAAGGTGCTATCATCAATTTGTTTATGCGTCATGATGTTGACTTAAGAAACTTATAAAATGGGATTCTTTAAACTCCTTTCAAAGTGGGTAAAAAAACGTCCCGTCAAAGGACGTCCACGCGCCCATGTCGAACCTCGTCACAAAGACGAGTTCGGTACAGACAATAGAAAAAGACATATGTCTTTGCATCCTGAAAAATACAATCGCATGCATCCTAGAAATCAACATGCCTTATCAAGAGCAGGGCATTTTCAAGAACCTCTTAACCAATTCATTAAATAACTATGGGATTTTTCAAAAAAATAGGAGGCTTTATTAAAAAAGCCACAAAACAAATATCGTTTAAAAATGCTGTCTCCCTTGCGGGTTCGATAGACCCTAGCGGGGTTGTAGCGGGATTACAACAAGCCCATTACGAACAAAAAGCAGGTCGTCAGGCAGAAGCTGAACAAATGGCCTATGATGCCACGCAACCCGTCAGGAATGTTGTTGGTGGCTTGGCTTCAAAAGTCGTTGAGGATTTTGGCAGAAGTGTTGCAGATGGAGCCAAAGATGGTTTAGGCAGAGGTGCAGGTGCCTTAGGTGCTCAAATTGCTGACAACACGATAAAAGAGTGGTTTAAAAAACATTGGATGTTAGTCGTTTTTATCCCTCTTGGGTTGATTGTACTATTCATAGTACTTATTAAATGGTTAAGACCAACAAATCGTAGACGTTAATGCAAATTAATCATTTATTGACTGGTTCTGCGGGAGCAGGATTAATCGAGGTAACACAACACGTAGACCCAACACAAAACACAGTTGGTAT
Above is a genomic segment from Flavobacterium phycosphaerae containing:
- a CDS encoding aldose 1-epimerase family protein; amino-acid sequence: MITTISNSILSVTIDSKGAELQSLQNVSSKREYIWEGNPEYWGKHSPVLFPIVGTLKNNSYHYQNKSYKLSRHGFARDMDFKLISSENNKVVFSLQCNEATKQAFPFEFELLVTYLLVDAELTITYTVINQGKGVMPYSIGGHPAFALNDSFEKYSLQFETDEKLLSYALENDLLSENKREIQLNTGRLPLAYSLFERDALIFKSLSSKQIQIFENEVPLLNFKFSGFPNFGIWTKKNAPFICLEPWAGYSDTLAASGNIIEKEGIQLLAGKSSQEYRFSIEII
- a CDS encoding 3-hydroxyacyl-CoA dehydrogenase family protein; translation: MKTIAVIGAGTMGNGIAHTFAQSGFTVKLIDVSEKSLEKGMATIAANLDRMVTKGSITEADKHQTISNIITYTDIKDGVVGTDLVVEAATENVTLKLNIFKQLSDICDHNVILATNTSSISITQIAAQVVHPERVIGMHFMNPVPIMKLVEIIRGYNTSDEVTKIIMDLSVKLGKTPTEVNDYPGFVANRILMPMINESIETLYNGVAGVSEIDTVMKLGMAHPMGPLQLADFIGLDVCLSILNVMYDGFKNPKYAPCPLLVNMVMAGKLGVKSGEGFYDYAESKKAEKVAKQFA
- a CDS encoding GNAT family N-acetyltransferase translates to MLTINFHPFQNLETERLVLRRIDENDVEEVFAMRGNPETMKYIPRPLAKTREDALEHIAMIEEKIASNVGINWGITVKGSNKIIGIIGHYRIQLENHRAEIGYMSLPEYNGKGYITEAIKAVVRYGFEQMNLHSIEAVIDPDNTASERVLLKNGFVKEAHILENELWEGKFWDTVIYSLLRRNFTP
- the smpB gene encoding SsrA-binding protein SmpB encodes the protein MLKTINILNKRAKFDYEIIETYTAGIVLTGTEIKSIRLGKANITEGFCEFHRHELFAINTQIDEYLYGNQFNHKAKSERKLLLNKRELKKLERAMDTKGLTIIPLKLFTNEKGIAKLDIGLCRGKKTYDKRESLKEQDTKRDLDRIKKSF
- a CDS encoding outer membrane beta-barrel protein — its product is MKKLLLAAGIVLMSLTAQAQEKSQGLKGAWWATAQIGYQQSKTGDVKGTNTMILPLAGYFISPSVTVGAGIGSINIKADNASGTAANTNLIVVEPLIRKYWNVAGNFYFFGQLAAPIISGKEKESNTKVNQFGLAMSGGVDFFVTKNFSVEFSYDLANFTQTTIKPDSGDKTTVTNFSVAHVATVDPAYVDLLGGSGPNLTSPLSFGFKFVF
- a CDS encoding CAP domain-containing protein, with the protein product MKAKMFRALLPLAIVFTMVSCSSDSSEDTTADKKVVTTYNYNDTESKLVTLINNYRQSIGLNTLEVINHISYKSEEHNLYMIENKVVNHDYFQQRSDNFKQVLGAERVGENVAYNYNTAESAFSAWMNSPTHRANIEGNFTHFGISVTTDPVSGRKYYTNMFIKKLP
- a CDS encoding protein-L-isoaspartate(D-aspartate) O-methyltransferase; translation: MKDTSKHQGLRNQLAKQLEEKGITDKNVLEAIRKIPRHLFLNSSFEDFAYQDKAFPIAANQTISQPYTVAFQTQLLQVKKEDKILEIGTGSGYQTAVLCLLGAKVYSVERQNELFKITSSLLPKLGIRPKHLSFGDGYKGLPNYAPFDSIIVTAGAPIIPKALMAQLKIGGRLVIPVGENEQVMTMLIRKNETQFEKHEFGDFRFVPLLEDKN
- a CDS encoding VF530 family protein, whose protein sequence is MQNTPSKDPLHGVTLQKIVEQLVDFYGFDTLGELIKIRCFRENPSVKSSLTFLRKTDWARKQVETLYIKTLPKLK
- a CDS encoding Gfo/Idh/MocA family protein, which produces MLKVGVLGAGHLGKIHLRLLQQSDKYELVGFYDENHENGAKIEAEFGYKQFDTIAKLIHAVDVIDIVTPTLSHYKCAKVAIKSGKHVFIEKPISTTVEEAEEIIALAKEYNVKGQVGHVERFNPAFTAVKDMIDNPMFIETHRLAEFNPRGTDVPVVLDLMIHDIDAILSVVKSKVKAVHASGVSVLSQSPDIANARVEFENGCVANITSSRISMKNMRKSRFFQKDAYISVDYLDKACEVVKMKDAPEVPGDFDMILQNAEGERKQIYFANPEVSHNNAILDELDTFADAINNNTTPIVTLEDGTEALRVAYMIIDSMKQ